CAACTTCGCCTGAAAACCCCCAAGAATTATTTGCAAAAATAGATAAGGCATTTTTATTATTGGCTGGTAAAAATGATGAACAATTCGTTGCCTCAAACGTAGTTGAGTATAAAAATTTTTCTTCGGCTGCTATTGCACAAAAATCAACTGCAGAAATTATTCCAGCCGTACAGCATCTTGATATTTTGCTAAATGCAGCTGGTTATTGTGCAAAATTTATACAGGAGCAATAATTTTGATTGTTGATAGTAATATAAATACGCTTTAAGAATTGGTTAAACAAACTGGCTTATGCGATGAAGCAGGAATCACCGGTTTTTAGGTGAGGTTCAATTTTTCTAAAGATTGCCTGATATTGTCTTTTACTACTAAATAAGTATTATTATAAAAATACTAACTTTTTAGAGGATACTATACCATGAAAAAAAGACTTCTTATAGCAACAAGCTTAACATGCTTAATGTTGTCACCTCTTAATGGCACAAACTTTGCCTATAAACATAAGCCTGCAGATAACTTAGTGACAGGTACTTTAGGCGTAACTGGACTAGTTGGTTCAGCATTTGGTAGCTGGATTTTTGTTAACTGCTTGAATGATAATAATCAAATTGGAGCCTGCATAAGTCCACTTTTTATTGGCGCAGGACTTACTTTAGTAGGTATAGCTTTACATGAACATTCTAAATTAATCAAATGGAACCAACGTTCAGACGAGGAAGTATATAACGATGTTCAAGGTACTTATACTCAGGCATTAAAAGAATTAGAGAAAGTGTATGCTGTTACTGGTAACAATGGAGATACTAATGAGCAGTTAAAACAAAACAATCCAGCTTTGATAAAAAAGTTAAAAGCTCTTAAGTCTTGGAATATGTTCCCTTTGGTTAATCTAGTGAATAATCTAGATTCTTGTTATGTATTGCTTAATGAACATGCTGAAACGCTAGCAAACAGAATAACTACTCATACGACTAAAAACAAAGATTATAAAGCTCCAGAAGAATGGTCTACTATTCTTGCTAAGCTAGCAAAGGAACAAAAGACAATAGCTGCTATTGAAGGCTTTATTGTAAATTCCCGTCGTTATAAAGTTGAGCGATTTATCAAAGATGTTTTAAGCAGAACATCAGTGAGACGTCTTAGAGCTTATCCGCAAATTAAATAAATAGAGCATATTCTTTGATAAGTTTCTCTATTATGCAAGTCAAAGAGGTAAAATTTTGCATTATATGTAAATTATGCTGTTTAAAATACGGGTCAAAAATAGCTTTTGTTGTTTTAACTTATGTTGTACCTGAACTAATTCTTGCACAACGAGTTCAGGTAGATCGATACCTATAAAAAGTCTCATAAAATGTTAGCCACCTTTAATAACAGCTAGTGGCGTGAGTTTAGCAACTTTACGTGCTAAATGGGCTTGTTGTACAACATCTATAACGTCGTCAACATCTTTGTATGCAAAGGGTGCTTCTTCAGCAAGTCCAGCATCTGAATCGCATCTAATGATAATGCCTCGAGCTTCAAGTTCTTCTCGTAATGTCGCTCCACGTACAGTCTTCTTTGCTTTTACGCGCGACATCTTACGTCCTGCGCCATGACAGCAAGAACCAAATGAAGCTTGCATGCTCTCTTGAGTACCAACTAACACATACGAAGAGGTTCCCATAGTGCCCGGTATTAATACTGGTTGGCCTACAGCTCTATAGGCTAAAGGTACTTCTGGATGTCCGGGTGCAAATGCACGTGTAGCACCTTTGCGATGCACAATAAGGTCATGTAGTTTGCCGTTAACTTCGTGTTGTTCTCGTTTACCCATGTTATGAGAAACATCGTAGATAGTTTTAACATCAACAGATGATCCTATAATCTTTTTACACGTTTTACGTACCGTGTCACCAATAAGATGTCTATTTGCCCAAGCAAAATTAGCACTTGCACACATGGCGCCAAAATAATCTTTACCTTCTTGTGAATTAAAGGGAGCACAAGCAAGTTCTCTATCAGGAAGTTCTATGCCCCAATGGCTTAATTTAGGAAGCATAGTACGTACGTAATCTGTACATGTCTGATGACCCAATCCACGCGATCCGCAATGGATCATAATGGTAACCATGCCAACTTCAAGCCCAAAAGCTGCAGCTGTTAATGGATCATAAATATCGCTTACTTGTTGTATTTCTAAAAAGTGGTTGCCAGATCCTAGAGTGCCTAATTGATCAATGCCGCGTTGTTTTGCTTTTTCAGAAACACAGTCAGCATCAGCACTCGTCATGCGTCCATTTTCTTCGCAATGCTCAAGATCACTCTCGTTGCCATGACCTGCTTCAACCATAGTATGAGCACCACCAAGCAATACGCGTTTAAGATCTTTATCACTCAGTTTAGTTTTGCCGCCACGCCCAACTCCGGAAGGAACAGCATAAAAAAGCGCTGTTGCAAGCTCTTCTAAGTAAGGCTTAATCTCTTGAGCAGTAAGAGATGCACTAAGTAATCTCACGCCACAATTAATATCGTAGCCTATGCCGCCGGGTGATATAACACCCCCGTTGTTAATGTCTAAAGCAGCTACACCGCCAATAGGAAATCCGTAACCTTGATGAATATCAGGCATTGCTAAAGCATATTCTAGTATGCCTGGCAGGGTAGCAACGTTAACCATTTGCAGCAGTGATTCATCTTGTAAAATGTCGTTGAGCATTGCATCGCTTACAAAAAGGCGTGCAGGAACTCGCATGTCTGAGCGATAGGTTTTGGGTATCTCAAAAAGAGAGTTATGTATTTTGAGTAACTCTGCACGGGTAAAAGAATGTGCCATTAAAGATCCTAAAGTAAAGTAAACAAAAGCTTAAATATCAAACACTACTGTTGCTTGCCAGATACCATCTTGATTTTGCTCAATAGCAAGATCATTATACGTAACTGCTTTAATTTCAAGAAGTTCAAAGCCAGCTATAGGTACTCCAAAAATAGAGCATTGAAGCTCGGTGCTCGTTAGCAGAGTAAAACGAGCATCAAAATAGGCTTCGTTGTGAATGTCTGAAAGGTATAAACAATCTGATAAAAAATCAACTAAAAGAGATTGCAAGTCGAGTGAATGTGTAGTGACTGTATGCTGTAGAGTAAATTTACTACAAATAAGTTCGTCGTTCTTATAGGTAATGTGAGTCCCATAAGGCTTAATGCTCGCAAACATACCTTTAAGGGTATTGCGAAATAGTTCTTCTAACGTAATGCCATAAGCACGAATTTTACTATCTGCTGTATGGGATAACAATTCAAATTCTTGAGCCATGCGTATCTCTTTGTGGTTAGCTAGGTTTGATATTATTAATAATTCTTTTCTAATACCTAGGGTGATATCTCCTCCACCTAAAGGAGGAGGCTTCTCGCTTCATAGGCCGTAGCTTCAGATGAAGTCTTACACAGGCCTCCACGAGCAGAGACGGTATATCCAGCCGCCTTTAACTTTTCTATGCCTTGCTTTTTTATATTTAATGCAGCATTAGTATCTCTTGATGCTTCCCAACCACAACTGCAACTGTATATTCTTTTATTGAGTGGCATCTCTTGTAGAGCGCCACAAGCATTACATGTTTTAGTTGAAGCATAAAAACGATCAACTTTCTTAAAGCATTTACCTTGCCAAGAGAGCTTATACTCAAGCTTAGTTATAAATGAATGCCACGAAGCATCACTAATAGCTTTAGAAAGCTTTCTATTTTTGAGCATGCCTTTAACATGGAGATCTTCTACGATGATAGCTTGGTTTTCGTCTACTAATCGCTTTGTCCATGTATGTTGAAAATGGTTACGTGCACCAGCTGCTCTTTCATGAGCTTTAGCTACTGACAGTCGTGCTTTGTTTTTACTCTTAGATCCTTTAGTCTTCCTTGAAAGCTTTTGTTGCTTACGCTTTAGATTAATGTGGGCTTTTAACACAAATTTAGGATTACCTGTAGCAAGTCCATGAGAAGTTACCATAAGATCATGAAGGCCTAAATCTATACCGATTACTTTATCTTCATCAAGCTCTTTTATAATCGTGGGTTCTGTAGAGGTATGACACACTAGTGAAGCATAGTACTTACCACTAGCTGCCTTAGATACATACACTGTTTTAATTGTGCCTTCATAAAGACGATGGAGCACTATGCTTACCCAACCAACTTTAGGCAAGTATATCTTATTGTCTTTTACTTTAACACGTTGAGGGTACGCAATAGACTGGTAAGTATGCTTATTTTTAAATTGAGGGAAACGAGCTCTTTGGCTAAAGAAGTTTTTAAATGCTGTATCTAAGTGTATGATAGATTGCTGTAATGCTTGGCTATCAGCTTCTTTAAGCCACGGATATTCTTCTTTTAAGCCAACTAGGCGTTTAACAAGGACATATTTTGAGATATGCTTTTTGTCTGCAGCATAGAGCTCTTTTCTGTAAAATAAAGCGTTATTATAAACAAAACGAATACATCCAAATTGCTCAGTTAAACACTGCTGCTGCTTTTTGTTTGGATATATTCTAAACTTATATGCTTTGTTCATAGTACTTTTTTTGATCTTTAATCTAATGACTTTATAGTATTTATTCTACCACATTTTGATGTTTTAGTACATCTTAAAAAAGAAAATTTAATTTAATACTCGGGTTTATCACCCACCTAAAGGAAGGTGTCTTACCGAGTAACCTAGGATAACTCTAAAGACTTTTAGTTAAAAGAGTAAAGAGAGTTTACTTTTACCTCGTAGCTGGTAGGCTAAATATATCCCGTTGTTTTATAAGTTATAGGTATTTTTTTATGGCTATTTTGCTTGAGCATCTCATTCCAAAAGTTCTTTCTGTTGCTAGTGAGTGGCATATACGTCTGCTTAAAGACTGGCAGATTATTGTCGGATCACTGCAGACACGTATTTGTTTAGAAAAAGTTGAAAAAAATATAGTATTTATTGGCGTGTATGAGTATTATTGGATGCAAGAGCTTCATTTGCTTTCACGCTTTATTGTAGCAAAAATAAATAACCATCTAGGTGACTCTCATGTTGCTGAAGTAAGATTTAGAGTAATAGATCTACCTAAAAAACAACGGTTGCCAAGGCCTGCTTTCAAACACGAGCAATGTGTAGTTGAGCCACCCGCATTAACTTCACGTGAGCAGCAAGCTCTTATGAAAATCAAAGATGAGCAATTGCGTTGTGCTTTAACTCAATTTCTCAGACGTTGCCAAATAAATAATTAAAGTGAGCAGTATGGTAAAATTTTTTTTATATAGCTTAGGTATAGCTGTTGGTTTATGTGTAATCGTAAGACTGTTACCTAAAACTACCACTATTTGTGGAGTAGCTGGTAAGTCAGGAGGTCATATTGTGCCTGGTTTAACGGTTATAGAAAACTATCTAAAACAATATCCAGAATTTAAAGTACTCTTTTTCTCAACCGATACGCCACTTGATAAAGCTATTATTAGCAAGTACGCGTCGATACACACCTATGTACCTCTTAAGCTTGATAATGTGCCTGGTAAAAATTATAAACGATATCCTGCTTTTATAGCCCAATGCATAGGAGCTTTTGCCCAAAGTATATGGTATTTAGCCAAGCAGCGACCTCAAAAAATAGTAAGTATGGGTGGCTATATTTCTGTCCCTGTTTGTTTGGCTGGATGGCTTCTTGGAGTGCCTATAGAACTGTATGAGCTTAATGCAGTTCCCGGAAAAGCAGTTCTCTGGTTGAGTCCTTTAGCAACTAAGATACTTGTGTGTTTTCCGCAAGCAAAAAAGTATTTTAATCACGATAAAGTTGCTGTTGTAGAGTATCCCTTTAGATTTAAACCGGCACAAACAGTAAGTAAAAAAGACGCTTGTAAACAGTTAGGCTTAAATCCTGAGCATGTTGTTTTACTGGTCCTTGGCGGCTCTCAAGGGTCTGAATTTATTAATACTCTTATACCAGACTTTTTTAAATATCATCAGAATCTTGGTAAAACTATAAGTGTTATACATCAAGCAGGATCGTATGATCTTACTGTACTTACAAAGCTGTATAGTAAGTATGGTATAGAGTCTGTTGTGTTTAGCTATAGACCTGATTTAGATATTTGTTATGCAGCAGCCGATTTTGTAGTAGCTCGTGCGGGGGCAGGAACGTTGTTTGAGATACTCTTTTTTAAAAAGCCAGCTCTTATTATTCCGTTGCAAACAACGACAACTGCACATCAAAAAGATAATGCCTTTGCTTTACAAGAACTTAATCCAAAACTATTTTCTGTAGTTGATCAAAAAAGTGTAGAAGAACATAAAGCGTTATTTTTTACGCAGTTGCAGGATCAACTAACAGAGCTATTGCATGTGGATCATCAGCGGAGACAGGCTCACCTGTTTGATCATGCACAATAACTTCTTTAAGGCTTGGATCATATGAAAAGTGCGTACGTAAGCTACCAGCTTTTTTATTGAATTCTTTCCATATAGGAAAGGCAGTTTGTACTGCGTACACCGCTTTTCCTAGTGACTTATTATCATCACATCCGATATAAACGGCTGTTGTTAAGCTTGGCGTAGCACCAGTAAACCAACAAGTACGAGCATCGTTGGTTGTGCCTGTTTTGCCCAGCGAGTCGCATTGTAACCAGTCTTGTGGGTTTCGTGTGCGTGAGCGTTCCATGCTAATGGTTAACACTTTTGCAACTTGTCCTGTTACCGTAGGGCGTATCACCCGTTTTCTTACTGGATTATGTTTCCAAATTTTAGTACCCCATTCATCTTTTATCCACGAGATACAATAAGGCTCAACGTATAGACCATTTTGAGCAATAACGTTCATCATAGAAACTACTTCAGGCAATGTGCTATCAACGCAACCCAGGGCAAGCGAAGGATACGGGTATAATGGCCCTTTGAAACCGCATTTTTTAGCTAAACTTACTACGCTTTCTGCTCCTGCATGCAGGAGTGTCTTAATGGATACAATATTATTTGACCGAGATAAGGCGCGAGCAAGTGTTACTGGTCCTTCAAATTCATGGTTGAAATTTTGAGGTTCCCATGCTTTACCGTTATCAGTAATTATTACTGGTTCATCCACTTCTAAGTCAGTAAATTTTTTACCTGATTGCAGAGCAGCTGCATAAATAACCGGTTTAAAAGTCGATCCTATTTGCCGTTTTGCTTTTAAAGCTCTGTTAAATTGTGATTGTTGAAAATCATAGCCACCAACAAGCGCTTTTACTGCTCCTGTTTGACTGTCAATTGACAGTAATGCCCCATCAATATCAGGTGTTATTTCAGTGCGTAATCTTTTAACCGTAGTGGTAAAAGCTGCTTCTGCAGCAATTTGCATAGGTACATTTACTGTTGTTTGTATTTTAAGGCCACCACTATAGAGTTTTTGTTTTCCTATAAGCTCTTCAAGCATAAGTCTAATAGACTCTTTAAAGTGTGGTCCTTGACTATGAGGATCACAGGCTGCAGTTATATTTAAAGAACTTTGGCGTGCTTCTTGATATTGTTGCTCAGTTATAAATTTGAGTTTAGCCATAGAATTTAAAATTGTAGTGCGTCGTTGTACTGCTTGTTCAGGATTATACAGCGGACAGTAGCGGTTAGGAGCTTGCACTATACCTGCAAGCAGAGCAGCTTGATCTATCGAAAGATCCCGTACGTTTTTTGACCAAAAGCGTTGGCTGGCAGCCTCTACACCATAGATACCTGCGCCAAAATAGACGTGATTAAGATAGGTTTCAAGAATTTGCTCTTTGGTAAACTGTTGTTCGACGCTTAGAGCTATAAATTGCTCTTGTATTTTACGTTTAAAGCTTTTTTCAGAGTTAAAAAAAAGAAGTTTAACCAGCTGTTGAGTAATAGTGCTTGCACCTTGTGCTCTACGTCTATGGTAGAGATTAACAATAATTGATCGTGCTATACCGCGCCAAGAAATACCAGCGTGCTTGAAAAATTCCCAGTCTTCTGCTGCCAAAAAAGCCTTAATAACATGATCAGGAATTTTTTTTATAGAGACTACTTCACGGCGATCAAGCTGAAAACGGGTCCATTCAGCACCTGTATCATCAAGCAATATAGTAGGTTTACCTGGATTGTAGTGCTCAAGAACTGAAAAGTCTATTGCAGGTTGGGTCGTTACATAAAAAAGTGCGCCTAGTGCACAAGAGACAACGATAACGGAAGCTAAAAAGAGAAAAGAAAAAAAATGTTTTATCATAATAACTATAATTCATGCTTAAAAGTGAATAAAAACAGCAAAAGTGCAACTCTAAAAAGTTTGAGTATATTTTTCTGTAGAGTAAGATAAAGTAGTAGTATGTTACTAATATCGGTATACTACTATTATTATTAAAATACCATTTGTTGAAAGTTTTTTCAACTCGACTCAATCTTTTTACAAATAAAATTATGAATAAACAACTTATTAAATATTATTTGGTAGTAAGCCTAAGCTTTTTTGCTGATATTCTTGTTCTTATGTTGTGCCAAACTCAAATGCTTTTTAGCGTGCGGGCTTTTTATTATGCCCAAGCAGCAACACAAGTGTCTTTTATATATTTACTGTTACCAGGAGCTTTAGTAATACTTGAGTCTTTCTTGTATAGTGGTTATTGTGCCGTGGATCTTATTGCTATGGTTCCTCTGACCTTTGCTTTATATAAAATACAAAAAATGGTTACTGGCTCACTATGGATAACGAGTTGCCTTGCTTTTGGCTGTTTTATATTTCATGCTCTTGTTGTTGATTATGGATTATTCGATAGATCTCTCTCGTGTGTGGTTAACTTGAAGGGTAGTCTTTTTCATGCTATACTTATTGTAGTAGTAATACGTTATATTTTACGAGGTAGTCAAGGCAATCGCTTGTAGCTGTTACTTGTAACAGATAATGAGAGGAAAGTCCGGACTCCAAACGAAAAAAGTACCTTAGGATAACTGGGGAAGCGTAAGCTTATGGAAAGTGCCACAGAAA
Above is a window of Candidatus Dependentiae bacterium DNA encoding:
- a CDS encoding RtcB family protein; translation: MAHSFTRAELLKIHNSLFEIPKTYRSDMRVPARLFVSDAMLNDILQDESLLQMVNVATLPGILEYALAMPDIHQGYGFPIGGVAALDINNGGVISPGGIGYDINCGVRLLSASLTAQEIKPYLEELATALFYAVPSGVGRGGKTKLSDKDLKRVLLGGAHTMVEAGHGNESDLEHCEENGRMTSADADCVSEKAKQRGIDQLGTLGSGNHFLEIQQVSDIYDPLTAAAFGLEVGMVTIMIHCGSRGLGHQTCTDYVRTMLPKLSHWGIELPDRELACAPFNSQEGKDYFGAMCASANFAWANRHLIGDTVRKTCKKIIGSSVDVKTIYDVSHNMGKREQHEVNGKLHDLIVHRKGATRAFAPGHPEVPLAYRAVGQPVLIPGTMGTSSYVLVGTQESMQASFGSCCHGAGRKMSRVKAKKTVRGATLREELEARGIIIRCDSDAGLAEEAPFAYKDVDDVIDVVQQAHLARKVAKLTPLAVIKGG
- a CDS encoding archease, producing the protein MAQEFELLSHTADSKIRAYGITLEELFRNTLKGMFASIKPYGTHITYKNDELICSKFTLQHTVTTHSLDLQSLLVDFLSDCLYLSDIHNEAYFDARFTLLTSTELQCSIFGVPIAGFELLEIKAVTYNDLAIEQNQDGIWQATVVFDI
- the tnpB gene encoding IS200/IS605 family element transposase accessory protein TnpB, producing MNKAYKFRIYPNKKQQQCLTEQFGCIRFVYNNALFYRKELYAADKKHISKYVLVKRLVGLKEEYPWLKEADSQALQQSIIHLDTAFKNFFSQRARFPQFKNKHTYQSIAYPQRVKVKDNKIYLPKVGWVSIVLHRLYEGTIKTVYVSKAASGKYYASLVCHTSTEPTIIKELDEDKVIGIDLGLHDLMVTSHGLATGNPKFVLKAHINLKRKQQKLSRKTKGSKSKNKARLSVAKAHERAAGARNHFQHTWTKRLVDENQAIIVEDLHVKGMLKNRKLSKAISDASWHSFITKLEYKLSWQGKCFKKVDRFYASTKTCNACGALQEMPLNKRIYSCSCGWEASRDTNAALNIKKQGIEKLKAAGYTVSARGGLCKTSSEATAYEARSLLL
- a CDS encoding DUF721 domain-containing protein encodes the protein MAILLEHLIPKVLSVASEWHIRLLKDWQIIVGSLQTRICLEKVEKNIVFIGVYEYYWMQELHLLSRFIVAKINNHLGDSHVAEVRFRVIDLPKKQRLPRPAFKHEQCVVEPPALTSREQQALMKIKDEQLRCALTQFLRRCQINN
- a CDS encoding UDP-N-acetylglucosamine--N-acetylmuramyl-(pentapeptide) pyrophosphoryl-undecaprenol N-acetylglucosamine transferase, producing MVKFFLYSLGIAVGLCVIVRLLPKTTTICGVAGKSGGHIVPGLTVIENYLKQYPEFKVLFFSTDTPLDKAIISKYASIHTYVPLKLDNVPGKNYKRYPAFIAQCIGAFAQSIWYLAKQRPQKIVSMGGYISVPVCLAGWLLGVPIELYELNAVPGKAVLWLSPLATKILVCFPQAKKYFNHDKVAVVEYPFRFKPAQTVSKKDACKQLGLNPEHVVLLVLGGSQGSEFINTLIPDFFKYHQNLGKTISVIHQAGSYDLTVLTKLYSKYGIESVVFSYRPDLDICYAAADFVVARAGAGTLFEILFFKKPALIIPLQTTTTAHQKDNAFALQELNPKLFSVVDQKSVEEHKALFFTQLQDQLTELLHVDHQRRQAHLFDHAQ
- a CDS encoding PBP1A family penicillin-binding protein, whose amino-acid sequence is MIKHFFSFLFLASVIVVSCALGALFYVTTQPAIDFSVLEHYNPGKPTILLDDTGAEWTRFQLDRREVVSIKKIPDHVIKAFLAAEDWEFFKHAGISWRGIARSIIVNLYHRRRAQGASTITQQLVKLLFFNSEKSFKRKIQEQFIALSVEQQFTKEQILETYLNHVYFGAGIYGVEAASQRFWSKNVRDLSIDQAALLAGIVQAPNRYCPLYNPEQAVQRRTTILNSMAKLKFITEQQYQEARQSSLNITAACDPHSQGPHFKESIRLMLEELIGKQKLYSGGLKIQTTVNVPMQIAAEAAFTTTVKRLRTEITPDIDGALLSIDSQTGAVKALVGGYDFQQSQFNRALKAKRQIGSTFKPVIYAAALQSGKKFTDLEVDEPVIITDNGKAWEPQNFNHEFEGPVTLARALSRSNNIVSIKTLLHAGAESVVSLAKKCGFKGPLYPYPSLALGCVDSTLPEVVSMMNVIAQNGLYVEPYCISWIKDEWGTKIWKHNPVRKRVIRPTVTGQVAKVLTISMERSRTRNPQDWLQCDSLGKTGTTNDARTCWFTGATPSLTTAVYIGCDDNKSLGKAVYAVQTAFPIWKEFNKKAGSLRTHFSYDPSLKEVIVHDQTGEPVSADDPHAIALLVDPATA